A window of the Henckelia pumila isolate YLH828 chromosome 3, ASM3356847v2, whole genome shotgun sequence genome harbors these coding sequences:
- the LOC140889865 gene encoding uncharacterized protein codes for MGPMNVESYGVARIRTDHGKEFENSSFSSLCDKKGISQEFSASKTPQQNDIVERKNRTLQEMARVMMKSKNISKRFWAKSLNTTCHISSHVYLRNGSTMTSFEILMGKRPNLNYFHVFGCVCYVLNNRNHIEKFDSKIDKYFEGKTAEDDVEGLLEFTVEEPSVVPDVTTSSTTPVPAETDHEDNHQSDEETELFIEKDIPSKKQKNCPSSQIIGDVYGTRQTRAKDKVDYRKMVGFVCMSSVYSQVMHSCFVSNIEPKNANDALNDEFWVNFMHEELEQFVRNDVWFFVPPPDHGNVIGTKWIFKNKIDE; via the exons ATGGGTCCTATGAATGTTGAAAGCTATGGAG TAGCAAGGATCAGAACTGATcatggaaaggaatttgagaactcatctTTTTCGTCCTTGTGTGACAAGAAGGGCATATCTCAAGAGTTCTCTGCTTcaaaaactcctcaacagaaCGACATAGTTGAAAGGAAGAATAGAACGTTGCAAgagatggctagggtgatgatgaAATCAAAGAATATCTCCAAGAGATTTTGGGCAAAATCATTGAACACGACTTGCCATATTTCTAGCCatgtttatttgagaaatgGTTCTACTATGACTTCCTTTGAGATTCttatgggaaagaggccaaatctCAATTACTTTCATGTTTTTGGCTGTgtgtgttatgttttgaataATAGAAATCACATAGAAAAATTTGATTCCAAGATTGATAAGT attttgagggCAAAACTGCTGAAGATGATGTTGAAGGCTTGCTGGAATTTACTGTTGAAGAACCCAGTGTTGTCCCTGATGTTACAACATCAAGCACAACACCAGTTCCAGCAGAAACTGATCATGAGGATAATCATCAAAGTGATGAAGAAACTGAGTTATTTATTGAAAAGGACATTCCAAGcaagaaacaaaaaaattgtCCTTCGTCACagattattggagatgtttatgGAACTAGGCAAACCCGAGCTAAGGACAAAGTGGACTACCGCAAGATGGTTGGGTTTGTATGCATGAGTTCTGTGTACTCGCAGGTAATGCATTCTTGTTTTGTCTCCAATATTGAACCTAAGAATGCcaatgatgctttgaatgatgaattttgggtaaattTTATGCATGAGGAACTTGAGCAATTTGTCCGAAATGATGTGTGGTTTTTTGTTCCACCTCCTGATCATGGAAATGTCATCggtacaaaatggattttcaaaaacaaaatcgATGAATaa